In one Hemibagrus wyckioides isolate EC202008001 unplaced genomic scaffold, SWU_Hwy_1.0 Contig18, whole genome shotgun sequence genomic region, the following are encoded:
- the LOC131349946 gene encoding polyadenylate-binding protein 1A-like, producing the protein MAALFVKDLHPEVSEVILSNRFRPAGHVQSVHICRDRKTGSPLGYAYVNFRYRDDAERAIDMFNFELLLGRPMRVMWSNWEPTAKPIKGGNIFIRNLDWSIDCTSLFDTFSVFGRIVSCKVVESKGYGYVQYESAEAAERLNGKLLNDRQV; encoded by the exons atggctgcactgtttgtgaaagatcttcaccctgaagtatcagaggtgatactttctaatagatttagacctgcaggacacgtccaatctgtccacatttgcagggacaggaagaccGGCTCTCCTCTCGGATACGCGTACGTCAACTTTCGCTATCGAGATGAcg CTGAGAGAGCCATTGACATGTTCAATTTTGAACTCCTCCTGGGGAGACCCATGCGTGTCATGTGGTCAAACTGGGAACCCACCGCCAAGCCCATCAAGGGAGGGAACATATTCATCAGGAACCTTGATTGGTCCATTGACTGCACCTCCCTGTTTgacactttctctgtgttcgGGAGGATCGTGTCATGCAAG GTTGTGGAATCAAAAGGTTATGGGTACGTTCAGTACGAGTCAGCGGAGGCGGCGGAACGGCTGAACGGAAAACTCCTGAACGACCGCCAAGTGTAA